The following are encoded together in the Equus quagga isolate Etosha38 chromosome 1, UCLA_HA_Equagga_1.0, whole genome shotgun sequence genome:
- the GLT6D1 gene encoding putative glycosyltransferase 6 domain-containing protein 1, whose protein sequence is MPEASSLRCGEGVELRELHTAPPQLIRSLPEGVPAAAALDPRGDSFPFTLRNQGEELQLSEWFRPRRRPDVITTTDWLAPVIWEGTFNRRVLGKHYRNRNLTMGLAVFAISRIADQYLERFLESAKKHFMTGYRVVFYITVDDLDKMPDVDPGPLQTFQVFTLQEEIWWQDFDLLRMRNLGEHIVQHIQGEVDFLFSMATNQIFQSDVGVETLGASVAQLHAWWYFKSTKDFPYERRRRSAAYIPYGKGDFYYDSAFVGGTPQQVLNLIEEYLKGVLQDKQNGLNSSYENHLNKYFFLNKPTKLLSPEYNWDVTFYPPPQVQFVKVAQHPKRRPWP, encoded by the exons ATGCCTGAAGCCAGCTCCCTGAGATGCGGGGAAGGAGTGGAGCTGAGGGAGCTGCACACGGCACCTCCCCAGCTGATCAGGTCGTTGCCTGAGGGGGTCCCGGCGGCGGCAGCTCTGGATCCACGTGGAGACAG TTTTCCCTTCACGCTCAGGAACCAAGGGGAAGAACTTCAGCTCTCAGAATGGTTTCGTCCCAG AAGACGCCCTGATGTCATAACGACCACGGACTGGCTGGCTCCAGTTATATGGGAAGGCACCTTCAATAGACGGGTCCTAGGAAAGCACTACAGAAATCGGAACCTCACAATGGGCTTGGCTGTCTTTGCCATCAGCAG GATTGCAGATCAGTACCTGGAGCGGTTCTTAGAGTCAGCGAAGAAGCACTTCATGACTGGCTATCGGGTTGTCTTCTATATCACCGTGGATGACTTAGACAAGATGCCCGACGTGGACCCGGGGCCTCTTCAGACGTTCCAAGTGTTCACTTTGCAAGAAGAGATCTGGTGGCAGGACTTCGACCTTCTGCGCATGAGGAACCTGGGCGAGCACATCGTCCAGCACATCCAGGGCGAGGTCGACTTCCTCTTCAGTATGGCCACCAACCAGATCTTCCAGAGTGACGTCGGCGTGGAGACCCTGGGCGCGTCCGTCGCTCAGCTCCACGCCTGGTGGTACTTTAAAAGCACCAAGGATTTCCCTTATGAGAGGAGGCGCCGGTCAGCGGCTTACATCCCGTATGGGAAGGGGGATTTCTATTACGATAGCGCCTTCGTTGGGGGCACACCCCAGCAGGTTTTAAACCTCATCGAAGAGTATCTGAAAGGGGTGCTTCAGGACAAGCAAAATGGGCTGAACAGCAGCTACGAAAACCAtctgaacaaatatttcttcctGAATAAGCCCACCAAGCTGTTGTCGCCGGAATACAACTGGGACGTGACATTCTACCCGCCCCCGCAGGTTCAGTTCGTCAAGGTGGCCCAGCACCCCAAGAGGAGACCGTGGCCCTAA